In a single window of the Arachis hypogaea cultivar Tifrunner chromosome 6, arahy.Tifrunner.gnm2.J5K5, whole genome shotgun sequence genome:
- the LOC112696011 gene encoding ABC transporter G family member 15, translating to MELHAEVMENENKNKNNNVVIRREVCLVWEELTVVINSGKSSNNNSERRKKVLNGISGYAEPNRIMALIGPSGAGKSTFLDALAGRLATNVSITGNVLLNGTKRTTSSRDLSYVTQEDHFLGTLTVRETLTYAAYLRLAANMANDEIDKVVAKTLDEMGLQDCAESRLGNWHSRGISKGEKRRLSIGIEILTQPHILLLDEPTSGLDSAAAFFVISSLRSIAHDGRIVICSIHQLSSEVFNLFDDMVILAGGETVYFGERTKAVKFFEDAGFPCPTRKNPPEHFLRCVSPEFDSVLTLIQSKNANNEAPSSWNSLMNMTTEEIKWKLINCFKNSRQLANAREKIREIKLRKEPSIERAYDTRTLKQLCTLTHRSFLNMTRDIGYYWLRILFYMLVSVCAGFLYLNVGTSNSAILSRSKIDGFIYGFMIFLCIGGLPFFLEELKVFERERFGRHYGEGVFVLSSFISSLPFVVFISLTSGTTLYHMVNFHPGFSHYCYFCINLFCSISVTEGSMLLVAALVSNQLLAIGTSAAITILMMMPSNAFRRMIDIPKFFWRYPMSYISYIAWSIQGQYKNDLIGLEFEGMMPGDRKIKGEVILEEMFGIRTDYSKWWDIGALVCLLISYRLMFFLVLKHRERASSLFHTILLTRSSLKLNLNLNLNLNHKHISSKRHHSLYPFSSQHGFTPPTIS from the exons ATGGAGTTGCATGCAGAAGTGATGGAGAAtgaaaataagaataagaataataatgTTGTTATTAGGAGGGAAGTGTGTTTGGTTTGGGAAGAATTGACAGTGGTTATTAACAGCGGCAAGAGCAGTAATAATAATagtgaaagaaggaagaaagtgtTGAACGGAATAAGTGGATATGCTGAACCAAACAGAATCATGGCTCTAATTGGTCCTTCTGGTGCTGGCAAATCCACCTTCCTTGATGCTCTTGCTG GAAGACTTGCAACCAATGTCAGCATTACTGGAAATGTGCTATTGAATGGCACTAAGAGAACCACATCCTCCAGAGATCTT TCTTATGTAACACAAGAAGACCATTTCTTAGGAACACTAACTGTGAGGGAAACACTCACATATGCTGCTTATCTGAGACTTGCTGCAAACATGGCCAATGATGAGATTGACAAGGTTGTAGCCAAGACGCTCGACGAAATGGGTCTTCAAGATTGTGCAGAGAGCAGGCTTGGGAATTGGCATTCAAGAGGAATTAGTAAAGGAGAGAAGAGAAGACTCAGCATTGGCATTGAGATCTTAACTCAGCCTCATATACTTTTGCTTGATGAACCTACTAGTGGATTGGATAGTGCTGCTGCTTTCTTTGTCATTTCATCTCTCAGAAGCATTGCACATGATGGCAGAATTGTTATCTGCTCCATTCACCAACTTAGCAGTGAAGTTTTCAATCTCTTTGATGACATGGTGATCCTCGCAGGAGGCGAAACTGTGTATTTTGGAGAAAGGACTAAAGCTGTTAAG TTCTTTGAAGATGCAGGGTTTCCTTGTCCAACAAGAAAGAACCCTCCTGAACACTTCCTTCGTTGCGTCAGCCCCGAATTCGATAGTGTTCTGACTTTGATACAGTCCAAGAATGCCAATAAT GAAGCACCATCATCATGGAATTCTCTAATGAATATGACAACAGAGGAGATTAAATGGAAACTTATAAACTGTTTCAAGAATTCTAGGCAGTTAGCAAATGCAAGGGAAAAGATCAGAGAAATCAAACTAAGA AAAGAACCTTCAATAGAGAGGGCATATGATACTAGAACACTGAAGCAGCTATGCACATTGACTCATAGATCATTCCTTAACATGACCAGAGACATTGGTTACTATTGGTTAAGGATTCTGTTCTACATGTTAGTATCAGTGTGTGCTGGTTTTCTTTATCTAAATGTAGGAACTAGTAATAGTGCAATCTTATCAAGAAGCAAGATTGATGGATTCATCTATGGCTTCATGATCTTTCTGTGCATTGGTGGCTTACCCTTCTTCCTTGAGGAGTTAAAG GTCTTCGAGCGCGAAAGATTCGGAAGGCATTATGGAGAGGGAGTTTTTGTTCTTTCGAGTTTCATCTCGTCACTTCCTTTTGTTGTTTTCATTTCCCTGACTTCAGGAACAACACTTTACCACATGGTGAATTTTCACCCTGGTTTCTCTCATTACTGCTACTTTTGCATAAACCTCTTCTGCAGCATTTCTGTCACAGAAGGCTCCATGCTTTTAGTTGCTGCTCTTGTTTCCAACCAGCTCCTAGCTATTGGAACATCAGCTGCTATAACT ataCTGATGATGATGCCATCAAATGCATTTCGAAGAATGATTGACATTCCGAAATTCTTCTGGCGCTATCCCATGTCCTACATCAGTTATATCGCGTGGTCAATACAG GGGCAATACAAGAATGACCTGATTGGACTTGAATTTGAAGGAATGATGCCAGGAGACAGAAAGATAAAGGGTGAAGTGATACTTGAAGAAATGTTTGGAATAAGAACAGATTATTCAAAATGGTGGGACATAGGAGCCTTGGTTTGCTTGTTAATATCATACAGATTGATGTTTTTCTTGGTTCTTAAGCATAGGGAGAGAGCTTCATCACTATTTCACACCATTTTACTCACAAGATCCTCCCTCAAACtcaatctcaatctcaatctcaatctcaatCACAAACATATTTCTTCCAAGAGACACCATTCCCTATATCCTTTCTCATCTCAACATGGATTTACCCCTCCAACAATATCCTAG